The window cagatcagaagctattcatatgagctacacttggtctatattacccggaagatttattactcgggagcatgttacacgcgtcatcctttaaagggtgtcgaaggcatattttttggcctaggcctaatatgtctgcagcccatattttcaggtgtggcctgtcacgttcttttagggacttaggcactttttgcttaggccaaagtgcgcgtgatcaagtgcccaataccttaaaatccttttataccgcagttactcaactttttaggagttggtacgatgcatcttaaaaggtgtcaaacagtaaagctttatatagctggcccgctgacttttttatatataagtcaaggtgctgtttgggtttttaagcaattgattagatacaatatcattgcttttcgccacgtaagtgtgtatttttattgaccaatattatggcttaggctgattatatattgtggtcatttttcaggcggttggtaaatcctttatgagtttatttacttggattttataccacatatgccatatatttccgggtgtggtgaaaccatgtgtcttttagggacttaagcacatctgttaaagcagtgtgcgcatggcgtatgcccaatactttggaaatttctttattcacaatatataagcttctttatagctgttttgctatgtgaattttcaatgatgtaaccaactttaggttacactcatcatattttacaaagcagtcggtatatcacttggatcatgttattcagggattcacaccgcatatgctacatattaatatcaggtcgcttggttgactataattattaaaaccactcggttggttggattatttattccttgactatatgcttggtttgttcaattaaccacatagtcgggggctacacctattaggtgcatctagtcgatgcacctgactttatttttcagccctccacagtcttcgtatttggtaaaagtacttcggagaccatggcgaagatgattgaagcactcagctttggagtaatctagttcgagagaagattatcttttcgactgtgaaggtctcaggggctactgtggagattatgggtaccccatacctacatggcatagttatccgactggctataggggataacttatatctatggaatatgtaacagatcatgacttgggtattacgtttccctgtatattatggaacggcctaaagtcctggtttgagaagattgtaaagtagatttaggaaaccgataccgtattggttaaggtttctatcttgtaaccctgccccccaacctatataaggagggcagggagcccctctaggggcatgagacaacctgatcgtcagatcaatacatactcggcggattcaaatccccaaacaggagtagggtattacctctcattgagagggcctgaacctgtctaaatcctttgtctccacatccatccacttttaggtctcgtgcgctaccccgttttattattgccgaattcatgtttcgacaacaTTGATCAGCAGGAGTTCGAGGATTGTGGAAGGGACAGGGAAGGTGGCGGGTTTGAGGAATTCGTTAACAACATGTTGATGTTTCACAGTGCCCCATCGTTGGATATGTTTAAGTTTCATGTTACACACAATTACGACTATAAAGTAGTCGACCGATGGATTCGCCGTGGAATCAAGTGCTGCCCTGCAGTGGTGGATATATGTAATTCTTCCAATGCTCACATGTATGAACTACCTAATTTAGGTTCCGGTGCTCGTCGCCTCAAGAAGTTGCATCTTGTTGTGATTGCTTTGGTCAAGGGTTTCACGCAGCACCTCCCTTCTGCCTGTCCTGTCCTTGAAGACTTGGAGCTTGACAAATGCTGTCTTGACCATCCGGAAATCACATCTCTCTCTGAAGAATTTGATACTCATTGATTGTACAACTTACTGTGGTAAAGTGCTGACCATCACAACTCCGGCTCTCGTTTCTGCATCACTTTGTTTAAtatatcccccccccccccccccccggggacTAGAAGAAACTTACCAGAAGGACCATGCAAGATTCTTCGCAACGTAAGCAACTTGAGAAATTTAGAGCTATCTGGGTCAAAAACAttggtatgttttttttcctgttagTATTATGGCATTGTTTGACATACTGCTCATTCTCATGAATTGTCGATTAGCACAAATTATTAAACTGTATTTACTATTTAGTACCTATATTAATTTCTATAAACTCTTATGCTTCATTTAAGAAGGGAACTGATGTTCGATATCTGTGATACTGTGCTAAGAATCAACGTGTACATCTGGTACAAGCAAAACATAGTAAATTTACATATTGCTAATGAATTCAAGAGGATAAAAACATTCCTTAAAAATGATGATAACTATATGCTGTTTCTATATTCTTCTATGTAGTCGGTACTTCATGGAGTGTTGGATATTTTCCCAACATTTTATAATCTCAGAACCTTGCTGTTCAATGGATGCGATCTGAGTGACGACTTCCAGATACTAGGATGCTTTCTGAACAATGCCCCTAGATTGGAGAAGCTTACTCTGCAATACTGCAAGGTACTTTGCGTTTTCCTTAATCTACCATGCAAATCTCATATTTTTGCTATACTATCTTCTGACTACTTGCATGAGCACTGTTTATTGCCAAAAGCTTCCAGAAGGTTCCAGGAAAAGGAATAGAACGGAAAATCCGAAGAGGATAACTATAAAATGTCAGGACACGCTAACTTTGCGGTGTCCAAACTTGAAGTTGACTGAAATCATGTACGGAGAAGATGATGTTCACCAGCTGTTTGGCCTTTTGTCTGGCATTTGGAGGAACCTACAGAAGACTACCATCGTCCTTACAAAAGCTTGAAGTATCTAAATCTTCAGTACCTTTTGCAATGCTTCCTGATATTAGCTCCTTCGAAATGTAGCATGCCTTATGCCCTTCCTGTTACTTGTTTGCGTTTAGTATCTGTAGATGTGGAAAAGACAACCGAACTTACCACCTATATATTCGGGGGAACTGAACCCATAGTTCTGGATATTGCATATGTTGCATGACATGAAAATTATCTTGTGGAATATCGTCGGAAACACCTTTGGTAATGAATGAATGTTGGCCTAAGATATGATTGTACTGATGGCTAATAGCCTATGGCCATAAGCAAATCTTACGAACAGGTTTGCAGACTCTGCGCTACTCTGTTTTGATGTTTGAACATCTggataatttagaaataacatgGCTTGGGAGTGTAGCGTGGCTTTACCCCTTCCTGCCGTTTGGAGTTGCGTTTAGCTGCTGTAGTAGTTTTTTTCCTAGTTTCagtttttgttttgctttttttcttttcccctggTATAAGCCGGTCTGGCTGATTGTGTTGTTGTAACAaaaactttttttctttccaatatattgatgattaatCCTTTTGCGTGTTCgtgaaaaagaaacaaaatgatATGAGCCATAGAGCCTGTCATTTGGTCTTTCAAGAGTAATTCTTGGAATAAAACAAGGACGTCCAATCCTGCGTGGAGTAATTTATTTCAAGCGCAACAGGGCATTTGCCACATGCAAAACAGAAAAAGgatgttgcaacttgcaacgaATGGAATCGCTTAATATTCGGGGCTTTATGCGACAAGCGGAAACACCAACTTGTCTTTCTCTCTGTCCAGCACTTCATTTTAGAACTTTCTGATATAGcccttttaatatattttataaactaaaaataattgCTTCAAAGTAAGTGTGTGCGTGTAGATGAGTGGACTTGTGAGCGCTTACGTTTGCATTGTGTTTCTAAACAAAATCCTTAATTTGTTTGGCTGAGTGGCTTTACATTCATTTCTCTATACGAGCATGGGCCGCACTATAAGGGCCATTTTGAGAGAAAGCCCACTAACAGAGTAACCCAACAGCCCAACTGATTTTGATATACACGGCCCATCACGGAAGCCCAAGCCTCACAAGGTCCAGCTACCATCCGCCGCTCCTCCTACCACGCTACCACCACACTTGCCGaacccacggcggcggcgacgacggcgcgagcgacCCAAACCTAAACCtcccaacccctcctcctccgccgccgacgccgccgcagctgccatGTCGAAGAAATcacgcggcgggggcgggggcgccgccgccggcgaggatccCGAGGACCTCTCCCGCTCGCCCCTCCAGgccgtcctcctcgccgacAGCTTCACGCTCAAGTTCCGCCCCATCACCCTCGAGCGCCCCAAGGTACCCTCAAACCCTACCTCCGGTGGGCACCtccgccccctccctcccctcgcgcgcgcgcgcttgagTTCATCCCGCTGCCTCGCAGGTGCTGCTGCCGCTGGTGAATGTCCCGATGATCGAGTACACGCTCTCGTGGCTGGAATCGGCGGGGGTAGAGGAGTGCTTCGTCTTCTGCTGCGCGCACGCACAGCAGGTCAAGGAGCACCTGGGGAAGGCGGGGTGGACCGGGAAGCCTGCGGCGAGGGAGATGACCGTCACGGCTGTGGAATCGCACGACGCGATCAGCGCGGGCGACGCGCTGCGCGTCATGTACGGCCGTGGAGTTGTGAGTGTTCAATCCCTATCCTTACAGTGGATCTCTATGAACAATTCTAGTGCTAGGATTTTGGTGCTGTTATGACCCAACAATATTGTCTCGTGGTAGACATTTGTTTAGAAGCTAGAACTGATAACTGATGTGTAGATTGCTGCACAGTGGATGTTTTTGTTTGTGCTATTTGGATTCATTTAAGGAATAGAAGTAGGAAAAAGCTATACTGGTTCTGTCTAAATATTTCTCTCTCTAGTTGAGTTCATCTTAGAAATCAACTTTACCACTCGATTCTGTGAATACTTCTAGTTTGCCAATCTAGTAATAATGTCTTGCATCTAGATTATTGTTGTCCCAAGTTGCTAGTTGCTACATGCTGCAGCCTCTGCTTAACTGTTTTGACATGTTCTGTTCTCCTCCTTCAATGTAGATACATGGAGATTTTGTTCTAATCAGTGGTGATACCATCAGCAACATGAATTTGAAAGACGCTCTCCAGGAACATAAGGATAGAAGGAAAAAGGACCCACTTGCTGTCATGACTATGGTTATAAAGCATTCAAAACCTTCGATCCTAACGAACCAAACACGGTTAGGTAATGACGAAATTGTTATGGCGATAGATCCTGAGACTAAAGAACTACTGTATTACGAGGACAGGGCAGATGTCTCAAACCTGTATGTGACAATTGATAAGGACATACTGGCCAGTAATCCTACTCTCCAATTGCATAATAACATGGAGGTCTGCTTTTAAACTTCAACACATAatgtcttcttctttttttctttttgtaatAACTGTTTCTGTTATGTGTTGCAAGATCACGCCTAACATTCTTCATTACTTCAAATCTACCTACTTTTCACAGATCTTCTTTTACTTATGTTCGCAGGACTGCTATATTGATATATGCTCACCAGAAGTTCTTAGTCTTTTTACGGATAACTTTGATTACCAACATCTTCGGCGCCATTTCGTTAAGGGTTTACTAGTTGATGATGTAAGTCCATTCACTTCTGTTGAACATCTATAATACTACAGATTATGCTGTCTGTTCTTATATTTCTCTTGTAACGAATGACCTGCTTCCTGATCCTTTCAGATTATGGGGTATAAAATATATACCCATGAAATACGCTCAAGTTATGCTGCCAGAATAGATAATTTTAGGAGCTATGATACTGTGAGTAAGGATATAATTCAAAGGTGGACTTACCCTATGGTGCCTGATGTCCTGTCTTTCGGTGATCGTCAAGAAATCAAACTTCATCGGCAGGGAATCTATAAGGCATCAGGTATATGGAATGAAAATAAATTTCCACAATGTTGATTGATTTTCACTTGCTCCTAGATTCATTGTTCTGAAATTCTAGATTTTTTCTCTCATGTTATTTATAGAGTACTCTTATTTAAAATTGTTTAGTTTGGTATCTGGTTTTACAAAATTTCTTGTGCTGATGTGTGATTTCTTGCTAACTAGTCATCAAATAGCCTAAATTAGTATATTTATTTCGTGTAAACTAATGGAAATTGCTTCtaggtatatatgtatgttcCAAAGATGCTTAGTTTGCAGGTCATCATGTTTATCTGTTACGCAAATCATTCAGTGAACAATGAAAGTTATGGTTGCATAGTGAGTGTAACGATTCATATCTAACTTCTATGTTATGCTTCTTTAGTATTTTGTGGGGCTGTtgttgaatttttatttttatttgttttaaaatatcttGGGTATGCCACCCTGAACCCCACCCACCCATCATTTATGACTATATATGAAAGTTCCTCCTGGTGAAGTAAATACaattatctatctatatatcaactgagcatgttttttttccagatGTAACACTGTCACATTCTGCACAAATTGGTGCCAATTCTGTTGTTGGCAATGGGACAAGCGTTGGAGAAAACTGCAAGGTATCCAATTCAGTTATAGGACAAGGCTGCAATATTGGGAAAAATGTTTTGATTCATGGATCCTATATATGGGACAATGTCACAATTGAAGATGG of the Oryza sativa Japonica Group chromosome 2, ASM3414082v1 genome contains:
- the LOC4331104 gene encoding uncharacterized protein; translated protein: MSKKSRGGGGGAAAGEDPEDLSRSPLQAVLLADSFTLKFRPITLERPKVLLPLVNVPMIEYTLSWLESAGVEECFVFCCAHAQQVKEHLGKAGWTGKPAAREMTVTAVESHDAISAGDALRVMYGRGVIHGDFVLISGDTISNMNLKDALQEHKDRRKKDPLAVMTMVIKHSKPSILTNQTRLGNDEIVMAIDPETKELLYYEDRADVSNLYVTIDKDILASNPTLQLHNNMEDCYIDICSPEVLSLFTDNFDYQHLRRHFVKGLLVDDIMGYKIYTHEIRSSYAARIDNFRSYDTVSKDIIQRWTYPMVPDVLSFGDRQEIKLHRQGIYKASDVTLSHSAQIGANSVVGNGTSVGENCKVSNSVIGQGCNIGKNVLIHGSYIWDNVTIEDGCKVSNSLVCDGVHLGAGAIVEPGCILSFKVEVGKNVVVPAYSKVALLPQPSNEDSDEELEYADTNSGVTDSPPFSSMRSADHPTVSDDDDLEASETGTCGVVGYVWENVDAGIQEEWRQSIAPIPKDKLEELQHAASFDDDDDGSEDDFKNRPTVLDQDDDSDVSAVEDDDYSKFEKEVEETFQRALDGIHQDNLILEINALRLSYSLQHADCAGALFHSVMRSALVAAQSTNGNLLKTTAEALGKWKDLLRNYTKSVDEEMEILLKFEEMCQENTKEFSPLFSKILPYLYDKEVVSEDAILRWAEEKENADESDKVFVKQSEAFIQWLKEAEEEDEEEE